A genome region from Chlorobaculum tepidum TLS includes the following:
- a CDS encoding c-type cytochrome, whose product MTFRFSPAILIGCTAISLATAYSTNAFAQVTGGQELYERHCSACHSMLPPPKSAPPVAGLSYFYHKAFADREQGVRHIMEFVAKPAVEKSKLRPPAISRFGLMPAVELDARDLRTVSEWLWDSYDPKFQPPDCPAK is encoded by the coding sequence ATGACTTTCAGATTCTCGCCTGCCATTCTTATTGGCTGCACCGCTATTTCGCTTGCCACGGCATACTCCACCAATGCCTTCGCGCAGGTGACCGGCGGCCAGGAGCTGTACGAGCGCCATTGCAGCGCGTGTCACTCAATGCTGCCGCCGCCCAAATCTGCTCCGCCGGTCGCCGGGCTGTCCTACTTTTATCACAAAGCATTCGCGGATCGCGAACAGGGCGTTCGCCACATCATGGAGTTCGTCGCAAAACCGGCGGTGGAAAAATCGAAGCTGAGGCCGCCCGCCATTTCGCGCTTCGGCCTGATGCCCGCCGTCGAACTCGACGCGCGGGACTTGCGGACGGTTTCGGAGTGGTTGTGGGATAGCTACGACCCAAAGTTCCAGCCCCCGGACTGCCCCGCAAAGTAA
- a CDS encoding GNAT family N-acetyltransferase, which produces MLGFKDIPLTKKVIHIINDIERPFMIRWSNSHDVQQIHDWLQEEEALEVHGNFLCNWNLTRQCHEEGRLLVLIDEIKGIPVAYQWGQLLSSGILQVRNGWRGNGLGRLVVEHCVELALQQDEMVLQVECKPSSSIPFWEAMGFTIVEGEFGKNAKGFRVLSKNLALPPGGRPILATISSFPEERNWQDNVPAIASYHLNAIVADDGKVYLAERASFPKCFRRMSRDPVIEIIVEGKLVYRDKAKYQGAQDHGVKWCRNGFYIDVVTI; this is translated from the coding sequence ATGTTAGGCTTCAAGGATATTCCATTGACCAAAAAGGTAATTCATATCATCAATGACATTGAGCGACCATTCATGATCCGTTGGTCTAACAGCCATGATGTGCAACAAATTCACGATTGGTTACAAGAAGAGGAAGCGTTGGAAGTTCACGGTAATTTCCTCTGCAATTGGAACCTAACCCGACAGTGCCATGAAGAAGGCAGGCTGCTGGTTCTGATTGATGAAATTAAAGGCATTCCGGTCGCTTATCAGTGGGGCCAGTTGCTGAGTTCGGGCATCCTCCAAGTTCGTAATGGTTGGAGGGGCAACGGTCTTGGGCGGCTCGTTGTTGAACATTGTGTCGAGCTTGCTTTGCAACAGGATGAGATGGTTTTGCAAGTCGAGTGTAAACCTTCTTCCTCTATTCCGTTTTGGGAAGCAATGGGCTTCACGATTGTTGAGGGCGAATTCGGAAAAAACGCCAAGGGCTTCAGAGTCTTGTCCAAGAATCTAGCGCTACCGCCTGGCGGAAGACCAATATTAGCGACGATTAGCTCGTTTCCCGAGGAAAGAAATTGGCAAGATAATGTTCCAGCTATAGCCAGCTATCACCTCAACGCCATCGTTGCCGATGATGGAAAGGTCTATTTGGCTGAGCGTGCATCGTTTCCGAAGTGCTTTCGCCGCATGAGCCGCGATCCAGTCATAGAAATCATAGTGGAGGGTAAGTTGGTCTACAGGGATAAGGCCAAGTACCAGGGTGCTCAAGATCACGGCGTGAAGTGGTGCCGCAATGGTTTCTACATCGATGTAGTCACAATATAA